The window GCACCTTGTCCTGCTGGCGCTTGCGGCATTGCTCCTCCAGCCATAGGTTGAAGGCCTCCCGTCGGGAACTTCGGGATCGGCACCATGAAATTGCGGCGGCAGTAACCAACCAGCCCTTCCACATTGCCTTTCTCGTTCCCTTGCCCGGGCGGGCATAGCGGTCGCGGATCACGTAATGCGACAGGAAAGCGCTGAACAGCGTGGCACGCTTACGCGTGCCGTCTGGCAGGATCTTCGCCACAAGGCAGCGATCGTTGTCATAGACGATCGAGCGCGGCACCGCGCCGAAGAACGCGAAGGCATGAACGTGTCCGTCCACCCGTGCCTCCGCCACCGCCGCCGGATAGGCCCGCACATAGCAGGCATCACTGTGCGGCAGATCGAGTGCGAAGAAGTAGGCCTTCTGCTGCACCCCGCCGATCTCCACCAGCGCTTCCCCGAAATCGGCCTGCGCATCCCCCGCCGGGTGGGCCAGCGGCACGAACATCTCCCGGCTGCGTTGCTCACGCTCGCGGATGTAATCCTTGATGATCGTATAGCCGCCGGTGAAACCATGCTCGGCGCGCAAGCGGTCGAATACCCGCTTCGCCGTATGGCGCTGTTTGCGCGGGACGCAGCGGTCCCCTTCAAGCCATCCATCAATGATCGCCACAAACCCGTCCAGCTTCGGACGCTGCGGGACAGATTGACGCCGGTAACCCGGTGGCGATGAAAACGACAGCATCTTGCGCACCGTGTCGCGCGACACATTGAAACGCTTCGCCGCCGCCCGCTGGCTCATGCCATCCGCGCAAGCCAAACGGACCTGAAGATAAAGTTCCACGCTGTAGATCCCCACACCTCCCTGACTTGGCAGAAAGGCTTCAAGGTGGACGACTTTTACGCCGCCCGCAGCAGGACTATCCCGCCGCTAGCGTGGTCGAATATTGCTCCGCCGTTCTCAGTCCCGTCTCATCCACGAAGAGGGCATATTCCTGGTTGGAGACCTCGAACCGGCCGAGCGCGTAAGGACGCGCAAGCGCGATCTCACGAACGGGGCCTTCGGGACGACCTTCCTCGCCAGCATCAGCCCCCATCCGGAAACGTCCCGGGGCGATCGCGACCATCTGCGGACAGCCTTGCGCGCAGTCGGTGAATACCTCACCTGCGTGGCGCGGCTGTACGGGTTTGGCCCCGGCCATTCCACCGCCGCCCATCACGGCACCCAGGATACCAAGCGCTGCAGCCCCCTGCCGCACACGACCTGCCCTCATGCGTATCTCCCCCCTCCCGGACAGGACCGCACGCAGGTGCGGCCTCTGCCCCGCATTCTGACTCGATCAGGTGCCGACGAGCGTGACCGAAATCTCAGCCAGTCCTTCGCGCAGCTTCTTGGCTTCGGCGTATTCGGGCGAATTCCAGAAGGCGAGCGCGGCCTCGCGGTCCTTCCACTGGGTCACCACGACCGAAGCGCCGTCTTCGCCCGGCCCTTCGAGCACGGTCCCGCCGGGGCCACGGATGATGTATTCACCGCCGTACTGCGCCTGGATCTTGGCGGCCGCCTGCGGATAGCCAGAGGCCATGAAGGCATCGCGGTCAGGGACGCGGGCGGTGACGATGAGCCATGCGGCCATTTGGATATACTCCCTTGTTTCGGTTTCGCTTGGGTGCAGTGATCCCCTTCACTCAGGGTTTTGGAAACAGGGTGCTTGCGGCGCTATCCGCAGGGCGGATGAATTGCTCCGGCTTTCCCCATCGCCCGGCAAACCATCGACATTGCGCCACGGTAGCGCGAATATGACCTAGAACTATATCTTTTAGTCGGATAGGTCTCCCCCATCGGCGCATTGTCGTCGCCGCGCGCTGCGCTTCCTTGCGAAGCGGGAGCCCCCACAAGTTGCGAAAGAGGTAAGATCCAGATGAGCATCGTCGGCACCAAGATGGTCAGCGACGGCAAGACCGCCCGCCAGATCTTCGAGGAAGTCATCGCCAACCCCACCCGCGCGAAGTTCGGCTTCGGCGAGAAGCTGGCGATCGTGAACGTGGACTTCCAGAACGCCTATACCCGTATCGACGAGTTCAAAACGGCGTATGAGACCGACCCGCGCCAGATCGAGTACACCAACACGATCTCGCGCCTTGCCCGCGAAAAGGGCATGCCGGTGATCTGGACCCACGTCGCCTACGCCGAGGACGCGAGCGACGCCGGTGTCTGGGGCACGCGCACCGACACTCCGGACTCGCTGCAGAACATCAAGTACGATTCGCGCCGTCACGCCTTCGATGATCGCTGCGAGATCGATCCGGCCGACATGATCTACACCAAGCGCATGCCCTCGGCCTTCTTCGAGACGCCGCTGCAGAGCCTGCTCGTCTGGCACAAGGTCGACACGGTCATCGTCACCGGCGGTTCGACCTCGGGCTGCATCCGCGCCACCGCCGTCGACAGCCTCAGCCGTGGCTACCGCACCATCGTCCCGATCGAGACCTGCGCGGACAAGCACGAGAGCTACCACTTCGCCAATCTCACCGACCTGCACCTCAAGTACGCCGATGTCGAGCCGGTGCAGACGGTGATCGACTGGCTGGAGGCGCGGTAATGAACGAGGGCGAAAAGGACCCCGGCCTCTACAACTTCGCGCCCTATCGCGGGCGCGAGCCGTTCTCTTGGCCGGGCGACAAGAAGGTCGCGGTCTGGATCTCGCCGAACCTCGAGTTCTACGAGATCGACCCGCCGGCCAACCCGCACCGCAAGTCCTGGGCGATGCCGCACCCCGATGTCGTGCGCCAGTCGCACCGCGACCACGCCAACCGCGTCAGCCACTGGCGCATGGCCGAAGTCATGTCCAAGCACGGTTTTCCGGGCTCGGTCAGCCTGTCGGTTGCGCTGTGCCAGCACCACCCCAACGTGGTCGAGGACGCGAACCAGCGGGGCTGGGAATTCTTCAGCCACGGCATCTACAACACCCGCTACTCCTATGGGATGGACGAGGCGCAGGAACGCGCGATCATCGAGGATTCGATCAAGACCGTGCGCGATGCGACCGGCCAGACGATCCGCGGATGGCTGGCGCCCGCCCTCACCCACACCCCGCGCACGCTGGATCTGATCGCCGAGTACGGTCTCGACTATACCTGCGACCTCTACCACGACGACCAGCCCCAGCGCGTGAAGACGAAGACCGGTGATCTGATCTCGATGCCCTACAGCCTCGAGGTCAACGACCACTACGGTTTCTTTGTCTACAACATGAGCCCACGCGAATACGCCGACACGCTGATCCGCCAGTACGAGCGCCTTGCCGCCGAGCCTTCGGGCACGGTCATGTGCATTCCGCTCCACTCGTATCTCATCGGCCAGCCCCACCGCATCGGTCCCTTCGAGGACGTCCTGAAGCACATTGCCGCAGATGCCGGAGACGGTGGACGCGCGTGGATCACGCGCTCGGGCGACATTGCCGATGCCTGGCGCGCCATTCACACGAAGGAGGCGTAAGATGAGCCTCGATCCCGAATACCTCGAATACGCCAAGCGCGGCCTTGGCTACGACCACGACCTGTTCCCCTATTCGGTCATGGAGGAGCGCAAGCCCCTTGCCTGGCCCGAGGGCAAGAGCGTCGCAACCTGGATGGTGGTGAGCCTGGAATGGTTCCCGATCACGCCGGAAAGCACGCCCTTCAAGGCGCCGGGCCACATGCAGACGGCCTATCCTGACTACCGCCACTACACCTCGCGCGAATACGGCACACGGGTGGGCTTCTACCGCCTGCTCGACGCCTTTGCGAAGGCGGACGTGAAAGTCTCGGTCGCGGCGAACGCAGCGATTGCGCAGCGCTATCCCAGCGTCATCCGCGACATCGTCGATGCGGGCCACGAGATCATCGCCCACTCGACCGACATGAACGGCACCATCGCCTCCACCCTCCCTGTTGAGGACGAGCGCAAGCTCATCACCGAGAGCATCGCGATCCTCTCCGATGTTGCGGGTGTGAAGCCGCGCGGGTGGCATTCGATTGCCCGCCAGCAGAGCTTTGCGACGATGGACCTGCTCAAGGACGCGGGCATCGAGTACTGCTGCGACTGGGTCAACGACGAGCTTCCCTACGCCTTCACCAACGGCGTCGTGAACATCCCGCTCAACCATGAACTGTCGGACCGCCAGATCATCAACGGGCAGCAGCAGTCGGCTGACAGCTATGCGCAGCAGATGCTCGACGCGCACGACTGGCTGAGCGCCGAGGCCAAGGTCCATGGCGGGCGGATGCTGCCCATGCACCTCACGCCCTACATCATCGGCCTCCCCTACCGCATGGATGCCTTCGAGACGCTGCTGGGCGATCTCAAGGCGCGTGAAGGCACGTGGTTCGCGCGGGGCTGCGACATTCTCGACCAGTTCAGGAGCCAGATGTGAAAGCTTACGTCCTTGGAACGCAGGAAGGTATCTCCTCGCTGACGCTCACCGAGCGCCCCGACCCGGTCGCAGGACCGGGCGAGGCCGTGCTCAAGGTGCGCCTTGCCTGCCTCAACAACCGCGACATCCAGATCCTTGAAGGGCGCTATGGCGCGAAGAAGGCCGAGGACCGCATCCCCCTCGCCGAGGGGCTGGGCGAAGTCGTCTCGGTCGGTGACGGTGTCACGCAGGTTGCCGTGGGCGACCGCGCGGTGTGCCCGCACTTCGTCGCCTGGCACGATGGCCCGTTCGACATGAGCTACTTCGGCAAGGACCTGGGCACCTTCACCGATGGCTGGGCGGCCGAATACATCAAGGTGCCCGCAGGCGCCCTCGTCAAGGTCCCCGAGGGCCTCACCGACGAAGCCGCCGCCCCGCTTGCCGCCGCCACGCTGACGGCCTGGCATGCGGTGTCGGTGATCGGCGAGGTCAAGGCGGGCGATCTTGTCCTGGCGCTCGGCACCGGCGGTGTCTCGATGGCCGCGCTGCAGATCGCCAAGGCCAACGGCGCTTTCGTCGCGATCACCTCGTCGAGCGATGAGAAGCTCGACGAGGCGCGCAAGATGGGCGCCGACTACACGGTGAACTACCGCACCCACGCCGACTGGGCGGCTGAATTGCTAAGGCAGACCGGCGGACGCGGTGCGGACATCATCGCCGAGACCGGCGGCCAGCACACCCTGCCCCAGTCGATCAACGCGGCAGCCTGCAACGCACGCGTCGTGCTGATCGGTGTCGGCAGCGCCGATGGCCCGCTCCCCAACTACGGCGCGATCATCGGCAAGAACCTTGTCATCAAGGGCATCGCCTCGGGCAGCCGCGGGATGCTGGTGAACCTGCTGCGCGCGATGGACGCGAACGGATTTGCGCCGGTCGTCGACAAGACCTTCGCCTTCGAGGACATGGCAGAGGCTCTGGAATACCTGAAGTCCGGCGGACATCAGGGCAAGGTGCTGGTCAAGGTCTCCTGACCTGACGCATCACCGAAATGGAACCTGCGACGGCTCCGGTGCCCCATCCTACTGGGTGCCGGGGCCGTTCAGGTCCATGCGGATGTGGAAGCGATCCGCGCGGTAGTGCGCATAGGTCAGCATGAAGGGCCGGTCGTCCGCGTCGTAGGACACACGCGTGATACGCAGGATCGGCGAGTTGAGTTCGGCTCCCATGGCGTCGACCATCTCACCAAACGCCAGGACCGCGTTGATGGTCTGCGTCGCGTATTTCAGCTTGACCCCGACATCCTCGAGAAGCCGCAGGATGGGCGCCGAGGCCAAAGTTTCCGTGGTAACGTAAGGCGCCAGTTCGACCGGGACATAGCTGACGATCCAGCCAATCGCGACACCTTCCATCTCGCGCAGGCGCACCGAGCGGATGACGGGATCGCCTGCCTCAAGCCCCAGACTCGCCGCCGCACGCGGGGGCGCGGCAACTTCCTCGACGCTGAGCACCTTGACGTCCGTCCCGCCACCGAAGGCGAGGAGAGAATCGTAGGCCTGATCGATATTCGCCTCGATGGGCTTGGACGGCGACTTGAAGATGACCCGCGTACCGACCCGCCGCTTGCGCTCGACGTAGTTCTGCTCGGCAAGATCGTTCAGGACACGGCGCGCGGTGATGCGCGAGACATCGTACGTCTCGGCCAGTTCCTGCTCGGTGGGCATCGCGCTGCCGAAGGGGCGCTGGCCCGAGAGGATCTCGTCGCGCAGGAAGAGGTAGATCTGGTGATAGAGGGGAACTGCCCCTTCGCGATCAAGCACGTTCTGACTTGCCCCTGTGCAAGGCCCCCTCACCCCGGCACGAACTCGTGCGGAAGCGACGCAGCGTAAACCGCAAATTTCGCGCTCGTCAGGGGCTTAGTCAACCCGTCCCGGCACGCTGTCCCCTGAGACCTCGCGCGCCGGAACGGATTGGACGCGCGCTCAGCGTTCGAGTTCGACCAGCTCGTACCAGGTCTGCATGTAGCCGCCGACGCCGCCCTGGACGAAGATTGCGTCCTCATCGGCCGTTACCCACATCTCATAGGGCGGGTGCGCTTCGCCCGAGACGCCGACCATGTCGCCGTCCTCGTCGGTGAACTGGAACTTGTGGCATTCGAACGTACCCGCAGGCACGGTTACCGTCTCGTCGCCGACATAGCCGAGCTGAAGCGTCGTCTCGGCGATCAGCGGCGGCGTCGCACCGCGGTGGTCGGGCGACGGCAGGAAGCAGCGGAACGGACGGCTGTGATAGCCCTTCGAGCGGTCGATCTTACGGGTGATGTAGGCGTCCGCAACGATGGGGTGCGTACCGAAGCCGTCGAATGCGCCGCCGATCTTCCTGGACTGCGAGACACGCCCGATCGAGGGGCCGTAGCTTTCGCACTCGATGGTGTCCTCGCCGATGATGAAGAGACCCGCCCCCATGAACTCGTCACCGACCGTGAGGCGCACGAGGCAGTCCATCGGACGATCATTCTCGTCGAGGCTATAGGTGATGTCGCGCATGACCGTGGGATTGGGCTCGTCGATCTCGCAGTGCGCGCGCAGCGTCTTCTTGCCGTCGGAATGGTGGGTCCACATGAAGGTTTCGCGGCCACGGTCGGCCCCTTCACGACCTTCCTTGCGCGAGGTGTACTGGATCTTGCCGGTAATGGTGCGATGCTTCTGCAAAATCGGCTCCTGTGTTCTGGGAAGATGGATCGGTGGGATCAGGGAAAACTCGGCGCGCCCTCACAGCGGGGTGGCGATGCCGAGGAACGAGGCGATGAGGACAGCGGCCCAGAGCGTCATCACGGTGGGCTGCGTGACGGCCAGAACCCCTGCGATGGTCTTGTCGCCCTCAGGGCTTGCGCCGTTCTTTGCGAGATCGACGATCGCCGGGATCAGCGGCACAAGCTGGCGCCGCACGAGCAGGCCGATGAAGATGCAGAAGGCCAGCACCAGCAGCTTTAGCGCGATGAAGAGAGGTAGCGCCAGAACGCCTGCAAGACCGGCGACACCTGTCGCGATGAGTGCGGCGAGGACGATATAACGAATGGCAAGATCGATCTGCTTGTAGGTCTTGCCCGCAGGCCCATGGAGAATGTGGACCGCCCAGGCGAGTGCGAGCCATGCCAGCCCTGCCACCCACACGCCGGTCACCGCCAGACCAGACACGGCGAGCCAGCCCTTCATCGCGGCCAGTGTGAAGCCGGTTGGAAAAGCCAGGATCAGCGCGGTGCGCGGAGCCATGTCGATGTTGTTGAGGATATGCAGCGCGAGCAGACGCTCGGGCACGGTCCGCTTGGGATCGACAAGAAAGCGCGAGGAATAGAACGCGCCAAGGTCACCGCCCAGCCAGTAGATCGGGATCAGCAGGTGCAGCAGGGTGAGGAGTGCAAGGGTGTGGTCCATCTCAGATCGTGCCCCCTTCGATCACTTCGAGAAGCGCGCCTTCGGGTGTCAGCAGAATGCCCGTCCGCTGACCTGCATAGAGCGGGCCTTCACGCACCACAGGCGCGCTGGCCCAGTGGCCTTCCAGGCGCGCGAAGTCGGGGTGCAGCATGGTCGTGATGGCAACGCCAGGCGGAAGGTCGCCCTCGTGCTTTTCACGCACGGTCGCCTCGGCCGGGTACTGGTCGATCTCGAGGAAGGTCTGGCCTGCGCCGCGTGCGGTCACGATGGCCGTCTTGGTCTCGGGATCGAGGTCGAAGGCCTTGTTGATCATGGAATAGCGGATCGGCACCGGATCAATCACGGGAAGGCCCAGCACGTCCTCCACCCACTTCACGCTGGCCGGCAGATCGTGGCTGGCGAGCACCATGATGAAGGGACGGTCGACCAGCGAGGTTGGCTGCGGAAGACCGTTTTCCTCGCCCGGCTGCAGGATCTGCGTCAGGTAGACGATCTCCTGGTCCTCGCCCTTGACCTGCATCGGCTTGACCGTGGCAAAGCCGTCGAGGTCCTTGGGCGGACCGATGATCTCGAAGGGGCTCTCTTCCATGCGGGCGTTCACGGCCATGACGTCGTTCACACAGATTTCGGTCGCGGCCCAGCCATAGGTGCGGATAGGGGCATAGGAGGCGACCGGATCACCCTCCACGAAGCGCAGGAACACCTCTTCGCCCGAGGCTGGTTGCAGAAGCGCATAGGGGCGTCCGGCCGAGGCCGGGGCCTGCCAGGCGATGGCAAGATCTTCGGGAACGGCGCCTTCGTCGACGACGCGGTAGTCCATCCAACGGGTGTAGCGCTCGCTCGATGCGGCCACGTCGGCAACGACCAGGGTTGCGCATTTGAGTAGGGTCATCGGGTGTCCTGCATTGGGATAGAGGGAAAGAGAAGGCTCAGCCCATCACGCCCGTGGCGTGAAGGATGGCCATGGCGTCGGGCGCCACTGCGAAGGCGTCGATGGCCGCGGCAAGATCTGCATGGCAGTGTCCAAGCCCTGCAAAGTCAAGGCAGCCTTGCGCCTTCTCCATGTGCTGCTCGCGCGAGAGCGGCCATTGGGGCGAGCCGAACTGCGCCTCGACATCCTGCACCAGCGTGCCGCCGTCGGTGGTACGGGCCAGGGCCCGTGCCGGAGCGAAAGCGGCCATGTCGGGATTGTCGTTGGCGATCACCGTGATCTTTCGCGCAAGGGCAAGAACTTCGGGATCGTCGAGCGAGGCGCGCTGGAAGTCGCTCAGAGCCACCTTGCCGCGCAGCAAGGTCACCGCCGCAAGGTACTGCATGCACAGCCGTGCATAGCCGGGCTCCATGTCCGCCTTGGCCGGGCGCCCCACAAGGCGATGGATGAGCGGCGGCGCATGGTATTCAAGGCTTTCAAGATTGGCGGCGGTGAGGCCCTGCCCGGCCATCAGGTCCTGCACGGCCACGATACCGCCATGCCCGGCCCGTCCGGTCGGGAAGGGCTTCCAGCTCACCTCGGTGATGCGGTGCCCCTGCCCCAGCCTGGCGAGCGCGGGCGCGAGTGCCTCGCGCTTTTCCATCAGCGCGAAATAGCCGAAGGGGCCGTCGAGCGGATGGGCCACGCCGGGCATTCCAACTCGTGCGAGGTCCACGGCGACAAGCGCATTGCGCGCCGCATTGGCGACCTGCACCGGCAGCGCGGGCTTGCCCTCGACGTGCGCCTGCATCGTGCCCGAGGTCAGCGCCAAAGCATGACCGAAGGCATCGAGCGCCTCAGTGCGCGGCAGGCGGCGCATCCGCGCGATACCCGCCACGCAGCCGAAGATCCCGGCCGTCGCCGGGCGGAAAAAGGTGAGCGCATCGGGCGCCGCGATCCCGATGGTAACCGAGACATCGACCGCCGCGACAATCGCCGCGAGAAAGTCCTCGCCCCGCACCGGATCACCGCGCTCGGCCTCGGCCAGAAGCGCGGCGAGCGCGGTCGCCATCGGGTGCAGCACGGCCGGTTCATGAACGCAGTCGTATTCCTGCCCGTGGATCTGGAAGCCATTGACGAAGGCCGCTGACGCTGCGGGCAGACGGACACCGGGGCGTCCCAGCACCGAGGCCGCGCCGCCCTCGCCCCAGCCCTGCGCCATGGCGAAGACGCCATCGGCATGGGCGGCGTTACGGCCCGCGATGCCCACGGCCAGGCTGTCGTGCAGGAAGGTGCGCGCCCGCTCCTGCGCCTCGACGGGTATGTTCTCCCATTCGAGTGCCAGCGCGTGGTCGATGAGGACGTGCGCGGGATTTTCGGTGTGCTCAGCCCCGGTCGTCATCTCAGTGCGGCTCCTCGCCGCCCGAGACGTTCATGCTCTCGCCGGTGATGTAGATCGCCTCGTCCGAGCAGAGGAAGGCGATGGCCGAGGCGGTGTCCTGCGGAAGGCCCGGACGGCCCATCGGGATACGCGCGGCCATGCGCTTGAGGTATTCCTCGACGCTGATCCCCTGCACCTCGGCAAAGTGCTCGTTCTGCCATTTGCCAAGGCCGGTAGTGACATGGTTGGGGCACACGTTGTTGACCGTGATGCCTTCCGGGCCCAGCTCGATCGAGGCCGAGCGGACCAAGCCGACCAGTGCGTGCTTGGACGAGCTGTACGCCTGTGCGTGCGGAAAGCCCGACTTGGCTGCCTGGCTGGCGACGTTGATGATGCGCCCGCCCTTGCCAGCTGCAATCATGCGCTTGGCCGCAGCCTGAAGGCCGAACCAGGCGCCGTTGAGATTGACGTCGATCACCGCGCGCCAGTCGTCCACCGACACGTCGACAAGCGGCTTCATGATGTAGCCGATGCCTGCGTTGTTCACCCAGATATCGAGCGAGCCGAAGGTGTCGATTGCATGATCGGCCAGCGCCTCGACCTGCGCCGGGTTGCGCACGTCGCAGGCGAAGGTCGTCGCCTCGCTCGGCATCGCATCGGCAATGCGCTTCATCTCGTCCGTGCTGCCGATCATGGCATCAGGCGTGGAGGCGTCGCGCGAGGCGCCTATGTCCGAAATGACGACCTTGGCGCCCTCTTCCGACAGACGGCGGGCAATCGCTTCGCCCAGACCACCCTCGCGGCCCGAGCCGGTAACAACAGCAACCTTGCCGGCAAACCTCATGCCACGAGCTCCTCGGTCATCACGAAGGTGACATCGACCATGCCCTGGAAGGTAGATGCGACCTCCTGCATGATTTCG is drawn from Novosphingobium decolorationis and contains these coding sequences:
- the istA gene encoding IS21 family transposase, translated to MGIYSVELYLQVRLACADGMSQRAAAKRFNVSRDTVRKMLSFSSPPGYRRQSVPQRPKLDGFVAIIDGWLEGDRCVPRKQRHTAKRVFDRLRAEHGFTGGYTIIKDYIREREQRSREMFVPLAHPAGDAQADFGEALVEIGGVQQKAYFFALDLPHSDACYVRAYPAAVAEARVDGHVHAFAFFGAVPRSIVYDNDRCLVAKILPDGTRKRATLFSAFLSHYVIRDRYARPGKGTRKAMWKGWLVTAAAISWCRSRSSRREAFNLWLEEQCRKRQQDKVRGQSETIGERLQRDLAAMQPLPATPFEACDQTSGRVSSQSRCATGPTIIRFRWPGPSGGLDQGLCR
- a CDS encoding formylglycine-generating enzyme family protein → MRAGRVRQGAAALGILGAVMGGGGMAGAKPVQPRHAGEVFTDCAQGCPQMVAIAPGRFRMGADAGEEGRPEGPVREIALARPYALGRFEVSNQEYALFVDETGLRTAEQYSTTLAAG
- a CDS encoding DUF1330 domain-containing protein; translated protein: MAAWLIVTARVPDRDAFMASGYPQAAAKIQAQYGGEYIIRGPGGTVLEGPGEDGASVVVTQWKDREAALAFWNSPEYAEAKKLREGLAEISVTLVGT
- a CDS encoding isochorismatase family protein — its product is MSIVGTKMVSDGKTARQIFEEVIANPTRAKFGFGEKLAIVNVDFQNAYTRIDEFKTAYETDPRQIEYTNTISRLAREKGMPVIWTHVAYAEDASDAGVWGTRTDTPDSLQNIKYDSRRHAFDDRCEIDPADMIYTKRMPSAFFETPLQSLLVWHKVDTVIVTGGSTSGCIRATAVDSLSRGYRTIVPIETCADKHESYHFANLTDLHLKYADVEPVQTVIDWLEAR
- a CDS encoding polysaccharide deacetylase family protein; protein product: MNEGEKDPGLYNFAPYRGREPFSWPGDKKVAVWISPNLEFYEIDPPANPHRKSWAMPHPDVVRQSHRDHANRVSHWRMAEVMSKHGFPGSVSLSVALCQHHPNVVEDANQRGWEFFSHGIYNTRYSYGMDEAQERAIIEDSIKTVRDATGQTIRGWLAPALTHTPRTLDLIAEYGLDYTCDLYHDDQPQRVKTKTGDLISMPYSLEVNDHYGFFVYNMSPREYADTLIRQYERLAAEPSGTVMCIPLHSYLIGQPHRIGPFEDVLKHIAADAGDGGRAWITRSGDIADAWRAIHTKEA
- a CDS encoding polysaccharide deacetylase family protein — its product is MSLDPEYLEYAKRGLGYDHDLFPYSVMEERKPLAWPEGKSVATWMVVSLEWFPITPESTPFKAPGHMQTAYPDYRHYTSREYGTRVGFYRLLDAFAKADVKVSVAANAAIAQRYPSVIRDIVDAGHEIIAHSTDMNGTIASTLPVEDERKLITESIAILSDVAGVKPRGWHSIARQQSFATMDLLKDAGIEYCCDWVNDELPYAFTNGVVNIPLNHELSDRQIINGQQQSADSYAQQMLDAHDWLSAEAKVHGGRMLPMHLTPYIIGLPYRMDAFETLLGDLKAREGTWFARGCDILDQFRSQM
- a CDS encoding zinc-dependent alcohol dehydrogenase family protein, coding for MKAYVLGTQEGISSLTLTERPDPVAGPGEAVLKVRLACLNNRDIQILEGRYGAKKAEDRIPLAEGLGEVVSVGDGVTQVAVGDRAVCPHFVAWHDGPFDMSYFGKDLGTFTDGWAAEYIKVPAGALVKVPEGLTDEAAAPLAAATLTAWHAVSVIGEVKAGDLVLALGTGGVSMAALQIAKANGAFVAITSSSDEKLDEARKMGADYTVNYRTHADWAAELLRQTGGRGADIIAETGGQHTLPQSINAAACNARVVLIGVGSADGPLPNYGAIIGKNLVIKGIASGSRGMLVNLLRAMDANGFAPVVDKTFAFEDMAEALEYLKSGGHQGKVLVKVS
- a CDS encoding GntR family transcriptional regulator, producing MLDREGAVPLYHQIYLFLRDEILSGQRPFGSAMPTEQELAETYDVSRITARRVLNDLAEQNYVERKRRVGTRVIFKSPSKPIEANIDQAYDSLLAFGGGTDVKVLSVEEVAAPPRAAASLGLEAGDPVIRSVRLREMEGVAIGWIVSYVPVELAPYVTTETLASAPILRLLEDVGVKLKYATQTINAVLAFGEMVDAMGAELNSPILRITRVSYDADDRPFMLTYAHYRADRFHIRMDLNGPGTQ
- a CDS encoding DUF3108 domain-containing protein, whose protein sequence is MQKHRTITGKIQYTSRKEGREGADRGRETFMWTHHSDGKKTLRAHCEIDEPNPTVMRDITYSLDENDRPMDCLVRLTVGDEFMGAGLFIIGEDTIECESYGPSIGRVSQSRKIGGAFDGFGTHPIVADAYITRKIDRSKGYHSRPFRCFLPSPDHRGATPPLIAETTLQLGYVGDETVTVPAGTFECHKFQFTDEDGDMVGVSGEAHPPYEMWVTADEDAIFVQGGVGGYMQTWYELVELER
- a CDS encoding VOC family protein is translated as MTLLKCATLVVADVAASSERYTRWMDYRVVDEGAVPEDLAIAWQAPASAGRPYALLQPASGEEVFLRFVEGDPVASYAPIRTYGWAATEICVNDVMAVNARMEESPFEIIGPPKDLDGFATVKPMQVKGEDQEIVYLTQILQPGEENGLPQPTSLVDRPFIMVLASHDLPASVKWVEDVLGLPVIDPVPIRYSMINKAFDLDPETKTAIVTARGAGQTFLEIDQYPAEATVREKHEGDLPPGVAITTMLHPDFARLEGHWASAPVVREGPLYAGQRTGILLTPEGALLEVIEGGTI
- a CDS encoding MmgE/PrpD family protein — encoded protein: MTTGAEHTENPAHVLIDHALALEWENIPVEAQERARTFLHDSLAVGIAGRNAAHADGVFAMAQGWGEGGAASVLGRPGVRLPAASAAFVNGFQIHGQEYDCVHEPAVLHPMATALAALLAEAERGDPVRGEDFLAAIVAAVDVSVTIGIAAPDALTFFRPATAGIFGCVAGIARMRRLPRTEALDAFGHALALTSGTMQAHVEGKPALPVQVANAARNALVAVDLARVGMPGVAHPLDGPFGYFALMEKREALAPALARLGQGHRITEVSWKPFPTGRAGHGGIVAVQDLMAGQGLTAANLESLEYHAPPLIHRLVGRPAKADMEPGYARLCMQYLAAVTLLRGKVALSDFQRASLDDPEVLALARKITVIANDNPDMAAFAPARALARTTDGGTLVQDVEAQFGSPQWPLSREQHMEKAQGCLDFAGLGHCHADLAAAIDAFAVAPDAMAILHATGVMG
- a CDS encoding SDR family NAD(P)-dependent oxidoreductase, whose amino-acid sequence is MRFAGKVAVVTGSGREGGLGEAIARRLSEEGAKVVISDIGASRDASTPDAMIGSTDEMKRIADAMPSEATTFACDVRNPAQVEALADHAIDTFGSLDIWVNNAGIGYIMKPLVDVSVDDWRAVIDVNLNGAWFGLQAAAKRMIAAGKGGRIINVASQAAKSGFPHAQAYSSSKHALVGLVRSASIELGPEGITVNNVCPNHVTTGLGKWQNEHFAEVQGISVEEYLKRMAARIPMGRPGLPQDTASAIAFLCSDEAIYITGESMNVSGGEEPH